The bacterium region GCGTGCAATGGGCGGAACTTTCATGGATTCTCGAAGATAATACGGCCATGAATCGTGCATTGGAACGTCTGGGGAGCAGGGTTTATAAGACTTATCGCATTATGGAGATGCCTTTAAATTAACTTCAATCATCCTTGGTCTCATTATCAATTAAATTCGAAATAGCTTTTTGAAATCACTCATCACAGGGGCAACAGGCTTTATCGGCAGCCATTTGGCGGAGGCGCTCATTAAAAAAGGCCACGATGTACGATGCATTGTGCGACGTACCAGCGATCTCACATGGCTCAAAAATTTACCCATTGAATTTGTAGAAGGCGATATTACCGATCGCGATTCACTTATTTCTGCCGTACAAGGCGTCGATTTCATTTTCCATTTAGGAGGTATTACCAAAGCCAAAAAAGAATCGACGTATTTCAAGATCAATGCCGACGGATCCCGATTATTATACGAAGTTTGTCGTGAGCACAATCCGGTGATAAAAAAAATCGTGCATGTGAGTTCACAGGCTGCCGCAGGACCATCAGCGATTGGACGTCCCCGTACGGAAAACGATTTGCCGCAACCGCTGACATATTACGGTAAAAGCAAGCTAGAGGGAGAAAAATACGCCGTCGAATACAGCAAATTTCTTCCCATTACCATTATCAGGCCTCCGGCAGTGTATGGGCCGCGTGAAAAAGACATTTTTATCTATTTTCAATTGATTCATCGTCACTGGAAACCCATTCTCGGGATGAAAAAAAAATACCTGAGTTTAATTTACGTTCATGATCTGATTGATGCGATTATACTGGCGGCCGAAAATCCTGCCGGACTCGGGCAAATCTTTTTTGTGGATGACGGGCGAATTTATTCTTGGTCGGATTTGAGCAATGGAATCAAAGAAGTCATGGACCGATGGACGCTGCCGCTTTTTGTTCCTGAAACATTGACTATAGCCGTAGCATACGTATCCGAATTTTTTTCACAATTTTCATCAAAACCGGCGGTATTAAATCGTCAAAAAATTATAGAGCTGCGTCAACAAGCCTGGACGACGTCTTCAGAAAAAATCCGCAAAGAGTTAGGTTTTGTTTCTAAATTTGATTGGGTACGCGGGTGTGAAGAAACTGTAAAATGGTATAGAGAAAATGGATGGCTGTAAGGGCGTTATTGCCATAGCCCTTTTTTATTATCACGCGCCCACTGGTAGGCCGTTCTAAAACGTTTTTCATATCGGACATTCGGCGGATAGGTCATCGGTGATGCATAACCAGCTTTGATAATTTCTTCATTCAACATTTTTCCGTCATCGAGATAGAGATAACCCAGTAATCGCCCGTATTTATCACGGTGTTGTACATCCAATTCAACGCGGACGGATGAACCGGGTTCAATCAACGTTTCGACAAATCGTTTAGCTGACTGGCCTTGCGCAACTATAGTTTCAACGTCTTTTCCGGATCGAGACGCATCTTTCCCGGCTTTGATATTAGCTTTCGATTCCGGAGTATCGATGCCGATCAGTCTGATTTTTTCCTCTTTGCCTTCATACCGGATGACAAACGTATCCCCGTCGATGATTTTTATAATTTGGGTTTGCGAAGAATCAATACGAGTATCGATGATTCCCGACTGATAAGCCGCCCATCCGGCAGCCAAGGTAGATAAAAGGAATATCCATTTCTTAATTTTTCGTTTAGCCATGCTACAAGATAAACTATCAAAGTTCAGTCGCAATCGATTTTTCAGAGTGACAAATTTTTCGACGTTTTACTAAATTGAGTAATTAAAGTAATTTGAAAACAATTTTCAGTTTGCAAGACAGTTTATTTTTTGCTACTTTATGCCGACCTTCCAATATCAAGAAAGTGGGACATGTCTAAGTTTGTATCGTTAAAAACGACACTCAAAGAACGTTCGTTTTTGGGTCTCGCATTAAAAGATCTTCAATGCGAAATTCTCAAAACCAAAAAGATCAAAACACTGCTTAATCGTGTGTATGATGTCGATATTGCCGTTAAAACGCCGTTCGGAATTGTCGGATTTATTAAAAATAAAAACGGTGAATTTGAACTCGTCGGCGATGATATGATCCTTGCGAAAAATTCAAAATTTATTGAACAACTTACTCAGAAATACGCATACCATCATGTTGTAACCGAAGCGAAAAAAGCCGGATTCAATCTTGTGAAAGAGACAGTCGACGACAGCCAGTCGGTACGATTGGTTTTGAGGAAGTGGAGATAAACATGTCTGAAACAGTCCAGGAAATAGAATTTACGATCAAAAAAGACGGATCGGTTGAATACACGATCAAAGGCCTTAAAGGGGAAGGGTGCGAGGATTTGTCTAAAATTTTCGAACAAATGGGGGACGTAACTTTTTCCAAAAAAACGGCGGAATTTTACGAGAAAGAATCCGACGTTCGAATCACAAACAAGCAGAAATAACATCCATTTTGAGGTTGTATCAACATACGCAACGGGTATCGTGTCCATGAAGGAAAAAATTTACATCGCCAACGGTCAAGGATTTTGGGGTGACAGCATCGACGCGCCGGTTCAACTGGTGCAAGGCGGTCCGCTGGATTATCTCACACTGGATTATCTGGCTGAAGTGACGATGTCGATCATGCAGCGACAAAAATTAAAAAAACCTGACTTGGGCTACGCCACGGATTTTGTACACCTGATGGAGCGTATTCTTCCTACCATCATGAAAAAAAACATCAAAGTTATTGCTAATGCTGGCGGTGTCAATCCTGTCGCATGCCGTGATGCGGTTTTTGCCGTCGCCAAAAAATTGGGAATCAAAAGCCTTAAAATCGGCGTTGTCAGCGGCGATAATATTCTTGACCGGATTCGTGAATTCGAATCACAAAATGTTTCCATGAAAAGCATGGATACCGGCGAAAGTCTTTATGATTTGATGAAACAAAATCATGAAATCATGAGCGCCAATGCGTATATCAGTTCAAAACCGCTGGTCGAAGCGCTTGAAAAAGGTGCACAGGTTATTATCGCCGGTCGTACGACAGATACAGGTTTGGCTATGGCGCCAATGGTTTATGAATTTGGATGGAAATGGGATGATTGGAATAAGCTGGCTGCCGGTACGGTTGCCGGCCATATTATCGAATGCGGCGCGCAATGTACCGGGGGCAATTTTACACGCTGGCGCGACGTGCCGGAAATGTGGAATATCGGTTACCCGGTGGTTGAAGCGTACCCGGACGGTACGTTTTTTATCACTAAACACGAAGGTACCGGTGGCTTAGTATCGGTCGATACGATTTCAGAACAATTGTTGTATGAAATGGGTGATCCTCATGGGTATATCACGCCGGATGTGATCGCCGATTTTACATCCATTCAACTCGAGCAAAATGGCAAAAACCGTGTGAAAGTTTTTGGAATTCAGGGTAAACCGCCTACGGAATTTTTTAAAGTCAGCGCCAGTTATCTTAAAGGCTATAAAGCGTCGGGACAATTAACGATTTCCGGTCCGGATGCGTTAGACAAAGCAAAGTTAGCGGCAGAAACTTTATGGAAACGGCTGGAGCGGGCAGGAATAACATTTAACGATCCGAGCACTGAATTTTTAGGTGTTAATTCATGCCACGACGGTATTGTCATAATTCCGCAACAAGTGAACGAAGTAGTGTTACGCGTCGGTGTGAAGGACAAAGACAAGAACAAAGTTGATCGTTTTGGAAAAGAAATTGCACCTTTGGTAACCAGCGGTCCTCCCGGTGTGACGGGATTTGCCGGTGGTCGGCCTAAGCCGCAGGAAATTGTAGCGTTCTTTCCGGCGCTGATCCCCAAAAATTTGATCAAAACTGAAGTGACCGTGGAGGAAGTTTAAAATAACTGACAATGAAAAAGATCCTATACATCGAAGATGATCCGGTATCGCAGGTTTTGATCGGCAAAATGGTCGACAAAATGGGTTTCCAAATGATTTCTGCTCGGACGAGCGAAGAAGGTTTTGAAAAAGCGTTTACCGAAAAACCGGATTTGATCCTGATGGACATTATGTTGCCGGGTTTGGACGGTTATGAAACGACGCTCAAAATCCGCATGTCCGAGGAGTTAAAAGATATTCCTATTGTAGCGATTACCGCCGGCAGTAATCCCAACGACCGTCAGTTTGCCGCCGTTACCGGCTGTAACGGTTACTTGACCAAGCCGGTTGAGTTCGATCATTTTTCCAAATACATCAGGACATTGATCGAAAAACCTTCGGACGTTCCCGACGACGGTCATTTTCATAAAGAAGATTCAGCCGTCGAACTCAGAAAATTTACCCAGCGTCTTGTTCAACGTCTCACGGAAAAAATTCAGGAACTTTCGGAATCCAATAAAAAGCTCGAGACGGCCTATCAGCGTTTGGATAAGTACGTTACCGATGTGACGCGCAATAATCAGGACCTAATGCAGTTTAATTTTGTATCCAATCAAGTGCTCACGTTCTCCAATCGCGAAAAAGTTTATAAAGAACTTCCGGCATTACTCTGCGAAAAGCTGAGTATGTTAAGCGCAGCGATTTATGTTGTCAATGAGCGGGATATGACGTTGGATATTTTTTCGAGTCATCATTTGTCGATGAGGCCGGACGTTGAAAGGATTTCAATTGTCAAACCTCCGTTTTTTGATATGGTGTATTATCAGGAACCGGTTTTGATCGATAAATTCTGGATGCAGGCTGCAGAACGTGCGGACGAAACAATGGCTAAACGCATGTCTCCGTTTGTTCATGCATTTCATTCACATACGATTTATTTTTTACCCATTACCGGACGACCGAAAGCCGAGCAAGGTTTTCATTGTGAAAATACGGACTGCCACGCGTTTATTAACAAAGACCCGAATTGGTGGAATAAAAAAATTTACAAACTCGATCCGAACAGTTTATCGTTTGAAGCGGAATTGCGCGATGTCAGTCAATATTATTTCAATTGTTGTTTGTACGGCGTCAGGGGCGTTTTAGCGCTCGGAATCGAAGAGGGGCGTTTAAACGAAAACATGCGCCAGATGGTACAGTCATTTGTAAGAACAGTGGGATTGACCATCGAAAATATCCAATTGTACGATGACACGAAGGAAGCATACCTGATCGCGGAGCGACAAGCCATTACCGATGGTTTGACGGAAATTTTCAATTATCGATACTTCTATCACCAGCTTGAACGTGAAATCAAACGATCGAAACGTCATTGGTATAAAACATCGATGATCATGATCGATATTGATTTTTTCAAAGCTTACAACGATACACACGGTCATCCAGCGGGCGATGTGGTGTTACGAAAAGTTGCTGAAATCATCAAAACCAGTACTCGTACTTCCGACGTGGTGGCGCGTTACGGCGGAGAGGAATTTGTATTGATCCTTCCGGAGACACCCAAAACATCGGCCATTAAACTGGCTGAAAAAATCCGCAGTTTAGTCGAACTCGAGCATATTCCGAATGAAGAAACACAGCCGAACGGGCGCTTAACGATCAGTCTCGGCGTTGCGACTTTTCCGGATGATGCCCAAACCGTCGACGAATTAGTGCAACGTGCCGACCAACAGCTCTATCAGGCTAAAATGACCGGCAAAAATAAAGTATGCGTGATCGAGTGATATTCGATCGGATCGAACTTGTTCAGTGCGACATCACCACGTTGACAGTCGATGCAATTGTGAACGCTGCTAATACTTCATTACTAGGCGGCGGTGGTGTGGACGGGGCTATTCATCGCGCCGCCGGACCTGAAATGCTTACGCATTGCCGCAAACTCGGCGGATGTTCTACCGGCGAGGCTAAATTAACTCCGGGATTCAATCTGCCGGCAAAATTTGTCATTCACACGGTCGGGCCGGTTTGGCGCGGAGGACAATACAACGAAGATTCGCTGCTCGCATCTTGCTACGAACGATCGCTGGAAATTGCCGTATCCAATGGTTTTCAATCGATTGCATTTCCTGCGATCAGCACAGGCGTATACGGATTTCCATCTGACAAGGCTTCCAATATTGCCATTCAAACAATCAAAAATTTTTTAATAAAGAATGCTCTGCCAAAAAAAGTTGTTATTGTTTGTTTTGACCGCAAAACGTACGATCTCTACCGCACCATATTATAAATTTTATATTGCATGACCGCTGAACCAAAAGAAATACAGTCCGAGAATCCTTTTTCCGGTGAAAAACGCATCCGTAAATGGTTGTTTGATATCTCGGCGTATTCAGATAAAATTTTATTCAGCATCGGTTTGATCGTCGTGTCGTTTTTGATTCTGGAGTATGGATTTTTTATTCCGGATTCCTGGAGCCAGATCATCGACGGCATTACGCGTATCGTTATTTGGTTTTTCGTCGTTCATTATATATTGAAATTGATCGTAGCCACGCTGTTGACGTTCTCATTTCGAACGGTAGTTTTTTTAAAACGCCATTTTAAAGCTAAATGGTTCCAGTTATTTCTGGCGTTGGCTATTCTTACTCAAAATGCGATTTATTTCAATTGGTTTGGGATTCCATATTTTGAAACGTTGTTAAATACGGTCAATTACCGTTTTTATACGGAAATGTACATTGCTGTAACTCAATTATCGATCGTTATGGGTTTTCTTGCCGATTTCCTGAGATACAGCAGCCGGCTTGCCGCTTTAAAGTTTCATCCCTCGCAAAGTTTTGTTCTGAGTTTTTTAATTTTAATTTTGGTCGGTGCCGTTTTTCTGATGATGCCGAAAGCTGTTGTGCACGGAAAAAATCTGCAATGGATCGACGCACTTTTTACGGCGACCAGTGCACTGTGTGTGACCGGTTTGACTGTTGTGGATACAGGAACGTATTTTACAGTTATGGGACAAACAGTGATTCTGGTTTTGGTTCAACTCGGAGGATTGGGTTTCATTGCTTTTGCAACGTTTTTTGCTATGTTCTTCGGCGATGGCGTCAGTTTCAAAGAACGGATCATGCTGAAAGATGTCTTGAATGAAGCATCGTTCGATGAAGCTGTCAAAACATTGAAACAGATCTTTGTTATTACGTTGGCATTTGAACTAGCCGGTGCCGTCGTTCTGTATTGGCAGTGGTATGGGTGGAAAGTCAGTTCACTTGCAGAAATGGAGCAACAAATTTTTTATGCGGTTTTTCATTCCGTTTCTGCGTTTTGTAATGCCGGTTTTGCATTGTGGCCGGATAGCCTGATGCGCAATGAACTTCAATGGACGGGTAAAGCTGTTATCATGGTTCTCATTGTAGTTGGTGGACTTGGATTCAGCGTTTTACGCAATATGACCAGCTATATGTTTGATAAATTATTGGGTCGTTTTATTGCACGTTTATATTTGTTGAAAACGATGGCGACTAATGCCGTGAAAACTTTTATCCGCCGCAATTCAGACGAGCCTGCCGCGAACCCGAATCCGGAAACGACACAATATAGCGCTATTCGCAATATTTTGGAACATTATCGGAAAGAATTATCCATGCAATCGAAATTTGTATTGACAATTTCCGGATTGTTAATAATTGGCGGAACGTTGTTGGTTGCTGTGTTTGAGTGGAACAATGTTTTAGATGGATTTTCATTTCACGAAAAAATTTTTCATGCCGTTTTTCAGGCGGTTACAACCCGGACGGCGGGGTTTAATACTATCGACATTGCGGCACTGACCCTGCCCGTAGCGCTGGTGATGATATTTCTGATGTTTGTCGGCGCGTCACCCGGATCGACCGGTGGTGGAATTAAAACGACAACATTTGGTATCATGTTGGTTTCATCGTTTGGTAATTTACGCGGACAAGATCGTGTCGTTGTTTTTGGTAAACTGATTCCGTCATCGAACATTGTACGCGCGCTTATGGTAATTACATTTTCAGTCATTTGCATTTTTATTGCGGTTTTTACTTTATCGATAACGGAAGCAGGATTGCCGATTTTTGATCTGGTTTTTGAAACGGTGTCGGCTTTTGCAACGGTAGGATTGACCAGAGGTATTACACCTCACTTATCGGAAGTCGGGAAGCTCGTGATTATTTTGTGTATGTTTATCGGCCGAGTCGGTACGCTATCCATCGCCTTGGCCGTCAGTGCCTCGCAGCCCCAAAATGCAAAAACCGATTTTCCTGAAGAAAGCGTCATGATTGGTTAAAGACAGTCTTAAATGAAAAAACAACCTTTTTCTTGAAATTCTAAAGCATTTTCCTATATTAAGTCATAGGTATCGTAGAGAGGAATAACGGAGAGCGATCATGAACAAAGACCCGCGTGAGACATTAACGAATGAGGCCGATCAACTCGTTGAAACACCTGTTTTTACTCGTTTCAAAGAGTGGTGGCGTGCTAAAAAAGAGAGTATAGATCTCTGGGGTTTGGGTAAGTTTTTCGGCTTTGATAATACACAGCTTAAAAGCGCTTTGTCAACGTATAAAAGCCTGCTGACCGAGATCGAACATGAATATGATGCCGTAGCCAAATCCTCCGGAGTAACTCCCGATCAAATCGAAGAAGCCAAACAGCGTCGTGAACAGATGTTGTTAGACGCCAAGCGTGATCTAGTTTATCAGATGCCTGAAAATTATCGTATCTGGTTCAAAAAAAGAAGAATTTTCAATTCGTGGCGTACACGTCCTGAAAACTGGGGTTTTGAAGAATCTCGTTATTGGGGCGGTCGTTCCGGGCTGACGATGCGCGAAAGACGCGTATTGAATGTAACATTGTTGATAGTGTTTGCCGGGTTGGGTTACTGGTTTTACAGTATCTGGACTTACGAAACGCCTCCCGAATATGTTGATGAAACAAAATTTAATGTCGAAAAAAGTACAGAAAATGTCGATTCGCTTTATCAAGCTAAGCGCTTGGGTGAACTCAAAGCTGCGGAAGAACAAAAACGGCGTAAGCAATATGCTGAAGCTCGCAATCGCACGATCAATGATATTAATGCCGGCGTTTATACAACCGGCAGCAAGGATATGAGATCCGAAGTAAAATCATTGATGCAGATTTATTATGAGAATGTCTACAAACAAGGCTTATCGGAAGATGAGATCAGTACGGCGATGCTAAGATCTGCCTTGCTTTTGATCGGGAAGAAAAATCCAGGCGTCATTACGGCCCGTGATAATTACGGTGTTCCCATGGAATGGAAGCCCAATACAAAGGTCAGCATTACTTGGGTTGAAGTTAATTCACAGGGTCTGGATACTTATTACAAGAAAAAAACAGGACGGTAGTCAAAGTTCATTCTCACTTGCTTGAAATGATATAGCAGACCGCAATACATAACCTGCCTACGTTCACCCGTTCACTGTTCAAAGGATTACCTGATGAAGCCTTTTCAATTAGGGGGTAAGAGAGTTTTTTATTATACGGAAGACGCAGCTTTGGTTCGCGATCAGATCGAGGGGCGCTCTTTTGAATACAAAAACCAACCATTAGTTTTTGGGGTTAGTACTGATACGATCATCAATGGTGCAGCGTGTACGCTGGGCTATACAGAAGAAATTTTGGGACCGTATTTTCTTGTGGGCAAGGATGATGTTATCCATCCGGGCGATCTTCAGAAAGGCAACTTTGCGGTCGTTGCAGGGGGTGAGAGTTATGGAAGCGGTTCGTCGCGCGAAGTAGCTGTAGTGGCACATCGCGGCGCAGGTATTCAATTGGTCGTGGCTAAAAGTCTCGAACGGATTTTCCGTGAAAACATGACATTCGATCGGCTGTATTTTACCACAGATTTTGCGGTAATCGAAAGATTACTTAAGGGCGAAACAGTCGATCTTGATGCACTCATGGAATCAAGTTTATCTCCATTATACAAATCAATATTTTTTGGCGGCGGCTTGCTCGAATTCGGAAAACGACTTTTGGAAAACAAAGCCGAGTTGCCGTATCGTGAAAGCAGCCGTACTAAAAAACCAATGACGATTGCAGAGAAAATTCTCGCGCGAAAAGCCATTGTGACGGATAAACCGGGTAAAGGATTGTCATCGGTCGAACCGGGAGAACAATTATTGGTCAAGGCTGATTTTTTGGGCGTTCATGAATATACAGGCGGGCACGTTCGCAGTTTATACCAAAAAGCTTTCGGCAACACACCTGTGGGTGAGCGTGCAACTGTTCGCGGCTTCAACGATCATTTTGTTTTAATTGGTCATGATGATGTACCGACTACTGTCAAGAATCAACGCTTGAAATCGGCTCAGGATTTGGCCAAGGAGCTTACGCAATTTTGTAAAGAAATGAAAATTCCCATGCATGGGCCCGGAGGCAATATGCCTGCAGGAGTGTGTCATCGATTAGTCGTTGAAAGTTATGCCAAACCGGGCGACGTCATTGCTTTGACAGATTCGCATACACCGACGGCAGGTGTCATGAATTGTTTTGCCTACGGTCTCGGTTCGACGGCCATCGCGATGGGTTTACGTACAGGAATGATTCCTGTAACCGTTCCAAAAACGGTACGTATCTGGATCGAAGGCAGTGATCCCCATCGTTTGTTGACACCCAAAGACATTATCCTTCATATTATCGGGGATCCATATTTTCGTGAACAGCAATGGAAAACGAATCCAGGCGATACATTGATCATGCAATTTGGCGGACCTGCATTGGAAAAATTTACCGTTGATGAACTATCCGTTTTGACTAATATGACCGTTGAAGGCAGCGCAACTACCGGCGTCGTTGAACCGAACGAACGTGTTGTTAAATTCCTTGTCGACCAACGAGGATTGAAAGAACAGGACGTACGAGCGATGTTGGTGTATCCTGACGACGATGCCGTTTACGAATCGGTTTACAAAATCAATCTGGCAGATATTCCTGCTACAGTAGCGACTCCGGGCGACAGCCGCAATCGCAAGCCGATTACCCAAGTTTTGGGGACTAAAGTCGATAATGTTGTAGTCGTATCATGTACCGGTGCATCGCTTGAAGATTTG contains the following coding sequences:
- a CDS encoding thermonuclease family protein, giving the protein MAKRKIKKWIFLLSTLAAGWAAYQSGIIDTRIDSSQTQIIKIIDGDTFVIRYEGKEEKIRLIGIDTPESKANIKAGKDASRSGKDVETIVAQGQSAKRFVETLIEPGSSVRVELDVQHRDKYGRLLGYLYLDDGKMLNEEIIKAGYASPMTYPPNVRYEKRFRTAYQWARDNKKGLWQ
- a CDS encoding diguanylate cyclase; protein product: MKKILYIEDDPVSQVLIGKMVDKMGFQMISARTSEEGFEKAFTEKPDLILMDIMLPGLDGYETTLKIRMSEELKDIPIVAITAGSNPNDRQFAAVTGCNGYLTKPVEFDHFSKYIRTLIEKPSDVPDDGHFHKEDSAVELRKFTQRLVQRLTEKIQELSESNKKLETAYQRLDKYVTDVTRNNQDLMQFNFVSNQVLTFSNREKVYKELPALLCEKLSMLSAAIYVVNERDMTLDIFSSHHLSMRPDVERISIVKPPFFDMVYYQEPVLIDKFWMQAAERADETMAKRMSPFVHAFHSHTIYFLPITGRPKAEQGFHCENTDCHAFINKDPNWWNKKIYKLDPNSLSFEAELRDVSQYYFNCCLYGVRGVLALGIEEGRLNENMRQMVQSFVRTVGLTIENIQLYDDTKEAYLIAERQAITDGLTEIFNYRYFYHQLEREIKRSKRHWYKTSMIMIDIDFFKAYNDTHGHPAGDVVLRKVAEIIKTSTRTSDVVARYGGEEFVLILPETPKTSAIKLAEKIRSLVELEHIPNEETQPNGRLTISLGVATFPDDAQTVDELVQRADQQLYQAKMTGKNKVCVIE
- a CDS encoding DUF1446 domain-containing protein; protein product: MKEKIYIANGQGFWGDSIDAPVQLVQGGPLDYLTLDYLAEVTMSIMQRQKLKKPDLGYATDFVHLMERILPTIMKKNIKVIANAGGVNPVACRDAVFAVAKKLGIKSLKIGVVSGDNILDRIREFESQNVSMKSMDTGESLYDLMKQNHEIMSANAYISSKPLVEALEKGAQVIIAGRTTDTGLAMAPMVYEFGWKWDDWNKLAAGTVAGHIIECGAQCTGGNFTRWRDVPEMWNIGYPVVEAYPDGTFFITKHEGTGGLVSVDTISEQLLYEMGDPHGYITPDVIADFTSIQLEQNGKNRVKVFGIQGKPPTEFFKVSASYLKGYKASGQLTISGPDALDKAKLAAETLWKRLERAGITFNDPSTEFLGVNSCHDGIVIIPQQVNEVVLRVGVKDKDKNKVDRFGKEIAPLVTSGPPGVTGFAGGRPKPQEIVAFFPALIPKNLIKTEVTVEEV
- a CDS encoding O-acetyl-ADP-ribose deacetylase, which produces MRDRVIFDRIELVQCDITTLTVDAIVNAANTSLLGGGGVDGAIHRAAGPEMLTHCRKLGGCSTGEAKLTPGFNLPAKFVIHTVGPVWRGGQYNEDSLLASCYERSLEIAVSNGFQSIAFPAISTGVYGFPSDKASNIAIQTIKNFLIKNALPKKVVIVCFDRKTYDLYRTIL
- a CDS encoding DUF2997 domain-containing protein; this translates as MSETVQEIEFTIKKDGSVEYTIKGLKGEGCEDLSKIFEQMGDVTFSKKTAEFYEKESDVRITNKQK
- a CDS encoding NAD(P)-dependent oxidoreductase; the protein is MKSLITGATGFIGSHLAEALIKKGHDVRCIVRRTSDLTWLKNLPIEFVEGDITDRDSLISAVQGVDFIFHLGGITKAKKESTYFKINADGSRLLYEVCREHNPVIKKIVHVSSQAAAGPSAIGRPRTENDLPQPLTYYGKSKLEGEKYAVEYSKFLPITIIRPPAVYGPREKDIFIYFQLIHRHWKPILGMKKKYLSLIYVHDLIDAIILAAENPAGLGQIFFVDDGRIYSWSDLSNGIKEVMDRWTLPLFVPETLTIAVAYVSEFFSQFSSKPAVLNRQKIIELRQQAWTTSSEKIRKELGFVSKFDWVRGCEETVKWYRENGWL
- a CDS encoding DUF1257 domain-containing protein — protein: MSKFVSLKTTLKERSFLGLALKDLQCEILKTKKIKTLLNRVYDVDIAVKTPFGIVGFIKNKNGEFELVGDDMILAKNSKFIEQLTQKYAYHHVVTEAKKAGFNLVKETVDDSQSVRLVLRKWR